One window of Watersipora subatra chromosome 3, tzWatSuba1.1, whole genome shotgun sequence genomic DNA carries:
- the LOC137390078 gene encoding uncharacterized protein — protein sequence MEAIETKYALLEQELIEKRHKSKVQIAEFMEGNVGLKLMDLSKHRLNIEAWFKHSHQVEIIRKYQELREKLKQLLTEDLPALEVQYLASIHTTDTSRDVEVEITSEEDGKISWDKGFTISKPLPKSVTLIKDNHMPSNCRSVCCYKGNTYVGLDDYSVARVDEHYHITISLVRFANFVDAIVVYNDRIYSLVHGNPYMIHVHDLTGNPITQWQHSDNATYGYGSKLTINSDQIIVSDRLNQRLTVYSLNGETIKNVPCSQLGTGAVAIGAAGDNDIIVSNTNARLVFRFNMSTGIVVWTATPIQSPQGVIPYRKNFVCVVSQSTRSVHVLNIKTGEQVSQFTDANITNNTYFDLEVSGQNLIIPKSGTTSLLFYRMSTQPNA from the exons ATGGAGGCTATCGAGACAAAGTACGCACTTCTTGAGCAAGAACTGATAGAAAAGAGGCACAAGTCCAAGGTTCAAATAGCTGAATTTATGGAAGGAAATGTTGGGCTGAAGCTTATGGATCTCAGCAAACACCGGCTCAACATTGAGGCCTGGTTCAAGCACAGCCATCAG gTTGAGATTATACGCAAATATCAGGAGTTGAGGGAAAAACTCAAACAACTTTTGACTGAGGACTTACCAGCTTTAGAAGTACAATACCTGGCGTCTATTCATACTACCG ATACGAGTAGAGATGTTGAGGTGGAAATAACTTCTGAAGAAGACGGAAAGATCAGTTGGGATAAGGGCTTCACTATTAGTAAGCCACTCCCGAAGTCCGTGACCTTGATCAAGGATAACCATATGCCATCTAACTGCCGATCTGTCTGCTGTTACAAAGGAAATACCTATGTCGGGCTGGATGACTATAGTGTTGCAAGAGTTGATGAACATTATCATATAACTATTTCCTTGGTCAGATTTGCAAACTTTGTTGATGCGATTGTAGTATATAATGACAGAATCTACTCATTGGTTCATGGGAATCCCTATATGATACACGTTCATGATCTGACCGGCAACCCCATCACACAGTGGCAACACTCTGATAATGCCACCTATGGTTACGGCAGCAAACTTACTATAAATTCAGATCAAATAATTGTTTCTGATCGATTGAACCAAAGGCTAACAGTATATTCCCTCAACGGGGAAACGATTAAAAATGTTCCATGTTCCCAGCTTGGTACAGGGGCTGTAGCAATAGGCGCTGCTGGTGATAATGACATCATAGTGTCAAACACGAATGCCAGGCTTGTCTTCAGGTTTAACATGTCTACTGGGATAGTCGTCTGGACAGCAACACCTATCCAGTCACCTCAAGGCGTCATACCGTACCGAAAGAACTTTGTATGTGTTGTGAGTCAGTCTACTCGGAGTGTTCACGTTCTAAACATAAAGACAG GGGAACAGGTGTCACAGTTCACTGATGCCAACATCACTAACAATACATATTTCGACCTCGAAGTATCtggacaaaacttgatcattccAAAAAGTGGCACAACTTCTCTTCTGTTCTATCGGATGAGTACACAACCAAATGCCTGA
- the LOC137390927 gene encoding uncharacterized protein: MIKSILTEDECGVIMGEPRQLRQLADYWITLKKRLAEANMSQRSRSFRTEVDGILLKGVSSSMQAVHGQYKKNEQWGKVTYVGGGVAGKCYLAVDVNSEAQFAVKKIELLKYQSEELELWSELEHPNLVQLFGACRVKNKIYIFSEFYAAGTLAEFIESQKMLNQWLSLWFLSQLLDSLIYLTKKNILHDDIKADNIFLKPDSYQLGLGDFGLSRKGQCPPNMNPVGGQHHWSPEKARSEGHGFPADLWAAICTLVHMLSGDPPWKRRFEETKWLHYTIGHESPPIQDISENLLTIVDTLIRKAWTVDASERPAAADLLEDECFQIIFDRHDYNDPIFRSHFPVATEEDEEMELDTDESEFYVSVDDLLDGMENKEQAAEYLNMICATLTDQEFDVVPPCAFGSTRTAGSPSASGGTSTAKRQYSIKRPLMESIVEEKDVVNLSEDDSLHLSQNILERREMPAVTPLVLPRRSASPSCLGRRSSWGRSNTSPSPSIFVGSALYSKRDTLRKQETSPAIILSAVPIDDELVGEKDIFDLNPSTSGYQTGSTQMQFSEGPSLAPSDPSLSNLGDVSNVWSQQWLGASSSSHWNGDQSRDFGSNMGEVQSNRMGHIQLDTEYNVTSATMPEKLELSSSLQIFKDSFSSSSVEPKGTLTLVNGLTMIDQIEVSVKGKETWRDIIEQNMSKVKHWNLESYTYYLTTNTDEPGSEVKVNESVPKDKIDVFVYPSQTSSTWHVHNNRITYA, from the exons ATGATAAAGTCTATTTTG ACTGAAGATGAATGCGGTGTGATAATGGGGGAGCCAAGGCAACTACGACAGTTGGCAGACTATTGGATTACACTGAAAAAGCGTTTAGCGGAAGCCAATATGAGTCAGCGCAGCCGGTCATTCAGAACAGAAGTGGATGGAATTCTGTTGAAGGGAGTG AGCAGTAGTATGCAGGCTGTTCATGGCCAGTATAAGAAGAATGAGCAGTGGGGAAAAGTAACATATGTAGGCGGTGGAGTAGCTGGCAAGTGCTATCTCGCTGTCGATGTAAACTCTGAGGCTCAGTTTGCTGTCAAAAAG ATAGAGTTGTTGAAGTACCAGAGTGAAGAACTGGAGCTATGGTCAGAGCTAGAGCACCCAAACCTTGTCCAACTATTTGGTGCTTGTAGAGTTAAGAACAAAATCTATATATTCAGTGAATTTTATGCAGCTG GCACGCTGGCTGAGTTTATTGAGAGCCAGAAAATGCTGAACCAGTGGCTCAGTCTCTGGTTTCTGTCACAGCTTTTGGACTCCCTCATATACTTGACCAAGAAAAACATCTTACATGATGATATAAAAG cTGACAACATCTTTCTCAAGCCAGACTCATACCAACTAGGACTTGGCGACTTTGGATTGTCTCGCAAGGGCCAGTGTCCCCCTAACATGAATCCCGTTGGAG GTCAGCATCACTGGAGTCCGGAAAAAGCGCGGAGTGAAGGCCATGGTTTTCCTGCAGACCTCTGGGCAGCAATCTGTACTTTGGTACACATGCTATCCGGGGACCCTCCATGGAAAAGAAGGTTTGAGGAAACCAAGTGGCTACATTACACG ATCGGGCATGAGTCTCCACCCATCCAGGATATATCAGAGAACTTGCTAACTATTGTTGACACGTTGATCAGGAAGGCCTGGACAGTGGATGCTTCGGAGAGACCGGCAGCTGCTGACCTCCTGGAAGATGAATGCTTTCAAATAATCTTTGATAGGC ACGACTACAATGACCCAATTTTTCGTAGCCATTTCCCTGTTGCAACTGAAGAAGATGAAGAAATGGAACTCGATACCGATGAGTCTGAATTTTATGTCTCCGTCGATGATCTGCTCGATGGGATGGAAAACAAGGAACAAGCAGCAGAATATCTCAACATGATCTGTGCCACCCTCACCGATCAG GAATTTGACGTTGTGCCTCCTTGTGCCTTTGGTAGTACACGAACTGCTGGCAGTCCTTCCGCTAGTGGGGGTACGTCTACAGCGAAGAGGCAGTACAGCATAAAGCGACCTCTCATGGAGAGCATAGTTGAGGAAAAAGATGTTGTGAACCTGAGTGAGGATGACTCATTGCACCTTTCACAG AACATTCTAGAAAGAAGAGAAATGCCTGCAGTCACCCCACTCGTTCTTCCAAGAAGATCCGCTTCACCGAGTTGTCTGGGGAGAAGAAGTTCTTGGGGTAGAAGCAATACATCTCCATCTCCATCAA TTTTTGTTGGTTCTGCGCTCTAC AGTAAGAGGGATACACTCCGCAAGCAAGAGACAAGTCCAGCTATCATTTTAAGTGCGGTACCTATTGATGACGAGCTTGTTGGAGAAAAAGATATCTTTGACCTGAATCCAA GTACTTCAGGCTACCAGACAGGTTCTACTCAGATGCAATTTTCTGAAGGGCCCTCTTTGGCTCCCTCGGACCCGTCTCTGTCTAATTTGGGAGATGTATCCAA TGTGTGGTCTCAGCAATGGTTGGGGGCATCATCTAGTTCTCATTGGAATGGAGATCAATCAAGAGATTTTGGGAGCAATATGGGAGAAGTCCAAAGCAATAGGATGGGCCACATTCAGCTGGATACCGAGTACAATGTTACG TCTGCTACAATGCCTGAAAAGTTGGAACTCTCTTCAAGTCTCCAGATCTTCAAGGACTCCTTTTCAT CCTCAAGCGTAGAGCCAAAGGGTACACTAACGCTAGTCAATGGGCTAACAATGATAGACCAGATTGAAGTATCTGTGAAAGGGAAGGAGACATGGCGAGACATCATAGAACAAAATATGTCTAAG GTCAAACACTGGAACCTGGAATCTTACACCTACTATTTAACCACCAACACAGACGAGCCAGGGTCAGAGGTAAAGGTCAATGAAAGTGTGCCAAAAGATAAGATCGATGTCTTTGTCTACCCTTCTCAGACTAGCTCCACCTGGCATGTGCACAATAATAGGATTACCTACGCATAG